The Armatimonadota bacterium nucleotide sequence TCGTCCCTACTCACTTCAATCGGTTATGGTCCAGACCGGCTCCATGAACGGCGATCGCCAGACCTGCTTCGTCAACGTCGATCCAAAGTACATTGCGAAGCTCGCCATCGGCTTCTCGAAGACCAGAAACGTGGACATGACGGGCATACCCCTGGACCCGAAATAGGCTCCCGGCTACTCCTTCCCCCAGCAGTTGACCAGCCACCAGCAGGCCTGGTCGTGGGGGACGAACATCGGGTGCGCGAGGATCTCGAACGCCGGAAGGTAGCCGAGCGAGCCGTCGCCATAGTCTTTAACGCGCTTCATCACGGTCTCCACGTGGGCTTTTGCGTTGCGGCACCGCTCTATGTCGGCCAGCGACCCGCCGATCCGCGCATGGGTCTTCTTGGCAATCCGCTCCAAGTCTTCAAAGATGCCGCGACAGATGGTCAGGCTCGCGAGAGCCTCGCCAGGCTTCTTGGCGGCGTACGCCGTGCGCGCCTTCTCGGCAGTCTGGGCGAACTGGACCGCGCCCCTCACAAACAGCGTGACCCCTTTCTCCGCCTCGCCGGGCGCGACGGCTTCGGCTCGCTCAAGGATCGAAAGGGCCTTGCTCCCGATCTCACCGGACAGTTCCTCGCCGTGGCGCATCCAGAGCAGAAACGGGTTGGAGTACATCAAGAGCCGGCTCTTGAGGCGGCTCCGCCAGCCGTCGAAGACGAAGACCCCGCCAAGCTCATTCAGCTCCACTCCCATCAGCCTGGCCCACTCTTCATGGCGCTCGGAAACCTGGAGATACGCCCGGAGGAACGCCGAATCCTGCTCTTCTGACCGCGCGTCGCCATCGTCTGCCCGTCGAAGCATCGCGCCACTGGCCTGCAGCGCCGGAAACAGCGTGTCGTAACTCCCAAACAGCCCGCACTCCCAGGTGGTCACGCAAACCCCGTAAAGGCCCATGTCAATTGCATCCTGGATCACCTCTCGAACGTTCTTTTCGGACTGGGGCAGGTGCATCCACGCTGCGTCGTAGGTGTGCAGCGCTGGGCAGCCCACAACCTCAAAGCCGCGATCGAGAAAGGTCGGCACGGTCTCGCGCACACCCTTGAAGTACTGCCAGTCGAAGATCAGCGTGTTCTTGGGCAGGCACTCCAGGGCCTCGGGGTGTTCGAGAAACATGTCTCCCCACACGCCGGGCCTGCGTCCCGCCTTGGCCACTCGCTCGGCGAGGGGGCCGAAATGCGATCCGTAGATGTGGGCTTTGAGCTCTGGCGAGGCGCCCTTCTTGGGCTCCGCGCTGCCAGCGGCCTCGCCCACGTCGCCGAGCCTCGCTTTGCACTTCAGACATTGCCCCAACTGCCACGTCTCGTCGCCGCCGATGTGGATGAGGGGTGAGGAGAACAGCGCGATCGCCTCGTCGATGATCGAATGGCACAGCTCCATAAATTCCGGGCACGACGGGCAAGCCTGCATCCCCTCGAACAGCGACTCGCGGTAGCGCTTCCCCTCTTCGGTGTAGATCATCCCCTCCAGGTGCCCCAGCAAGTTCAGAAAGGGAACGATCTGGATGTCCGGGTACTCAGCCACCAGAGTGCGGATCATCTCAGGAGTGACGCAGCCCTTTCCGTGGGACCAAGGGGTGCTTCCATAGGCGAAACGGTGCTCGAAATAGAGCCCGATGGCGTTATAGCCGGCTTCGCGGGTGAGATCGAGGTACCGGCGAAGGTGGTCGAGGGTCGGGGATTGCTCGCGGGCGATGTCGAGCATCCACATGCGCAGTTGCATGGGTCCAAGGTACCTGGGGAGCTGCGCCGGTGTAAGTAGCGCCAGGCGGCATGGTCAATTGCCTATGGGATTCACCGAGGCGGCTTCGCTACGCGAGCGTAAGGGCCACTTCGGAGCAGAAGTGGCGCCCGTCGGGAGTGAGGCGGATCACACCCTCGCCGGCCCATTCGACCCAGCCTCTCGCTTCGAGCCTTCCGATCTGAGTTCTAAGGTTTGAGATTTCAGATTCGGAGAGGCTCAGTGAGGCGAGGGGCAATCCCTCGTTCAGGCGAATGCCCAGCATGATGCGCTCAAGCTTCTCCTTATGAGCGTCGAGGGGCTCCCACTCGCACCAGAGAGGAGAGGGTGAGTCGGTGAGGGAATGAGTCGTAGAGGGGGTGAAGAGATGATGAGATGATGAGATGAAGGGCAGAACCCCCTCGCCCCTTGTGGGAGAGGGTCCGTGAACGGAGTGAACGGGGGTGAGGGGATGGGAGGGTGCGTCGGGGAGGGAGTGAGGAGGCGGATGCCCTCGCCCCTCGTAGGAGAGGGTCCGAGAGCGAAGCGAACGGGGGTGAGGGGGCATGGGTGATGGCACGTCAGATGAGCCGGTGATGGGTGGGTCGGTGAAGGGTTTTCGGAGCGCTGATGCGATCTGGCTGTAACGTGCGGGGTGCTTGAGGTTGGTATAGCGAATTCGGACTCCTGACGAACGGGCCCCAGTAGCCAGTCCCTCTGTCCCGTCGCCCCTCGGTCCACCCGTCCCTTCGTCCCCTTGTACCGCTCCCAATCCGCAATCGAAACACCCCACCGCCCCCGGGCCATAGCCGGCATATTCCTCATAGCGCCAATAGGCCAGATTGTGGCGGCACTCGTAGCCGAGCTTGGCGAAGTTGCTGATCTCGTACTGCAGGAAGCCGGCGTCAGCCGAAAGCGCGAGGGCATCCTCATACATCGCCACCTGCACGTCGTCGTCCGGCAGCACCAGCGCTCCGCGCAGGTGCTCCTTGTAGAAAGGGGTGTTCGGCTCGAGGGTCAGGCAATACAAGCTGAGGTGATCCGGGCCTAGCGAGATGGCCCGGTTCAGGTTCTCCCGCCAGGCCCCTCTGCTCTGCCCGGGGAGCGCAAACATAAGATCGAGGTTCACATTGTCAAGCCCAGCCTCTTTCGCGGCCTGGAACGCCCGTTCGATATCCGTGGAGCGGTGAACCCTTCCAAGCCGTTCGAGGTCCGAGTCCAAGAAGCTCTGGGCGCCCATGCTGATTCGGTTGAAACCCATCGCGCGCATCGCCGCAAACTTGGGGATGTCCACCGTGCCCGGGTTGGCCTCGCTGGTGATTTCGCAGGATTCAGTCGGAGGGTGCGCTTCGATGACCGCTTTCAGAAGCCGCTCTAGCTGGCTGGCCTTGAGGAAGGTGGGTGTTCCGCCGCCGAAGAAAATGGTCTTTGCCGGGCGGCCATGAAGGGGGCTGCAATCGATCTCATGAACCATGGCCCTGACCGTCTGCTCGTGGATGGCCCCTTTCATCGCGAAGGAATTGAAGTCGCAGTAGCCGCACTTCGTCGGGCAGAACGGCGTGTGCACGTACACCGCAATCGGTTCGGCCCGCTCCATGCGCCTAGAGTAGCACCCGTCGCGAAATCGGGTAAGAATCGCACCAATCATGGTCACACTTGCCCTCGCCGCCACGTTCCTG carries:
- the hemW gene encoding radical SAM family heme chaperone HemW, with translation MERAEPIAVYVHTPFCPTKCGYCDFNSFAMKGAIHEQTVRAMVHEIDCSPLHGRPAKTIFFGGGTPTFLKASQLERLLKAVIEAHPPTESCEITSEANPGTVDIPKFAAMRAMGFNRISMGAQSFLDSDLERLGRVHRSTDIERAFQAAKEAGLDNVNLDLMFALPGQSRGAWRENLNRAISLGPDHLSLYCLTLEPNTPFYKEHLRGALVLPDDDVQVAMYEDALALSADAGFLQYEISNFAKLGYECRHNLAYWRYEEYAGYGPGAVGCFDCGLGAVQGDEGTGGPRGDGTEGLATGARSSGVRIRYTNLKHPARYSQIASALRKPFTDPPITGSSDVPSPMPPHPRSLRSRTLSYEGRGHPPPHSLPDAPSHPLTPVHSVHGPSPTRGEGVLPFISSSHHLFTPSTTHSLTDSPSPLWCEWEPLDAHKEKLERIMLGIRLNEGLPLASLSLSESEISNLRTQIGRLEARGWVEWAGEGVIRLTPDGRHFCSEVALTLA
- a CDS encoding family 20 glycosylhydrolase, which codes for MQLRMWMLDIAREQSPTLDHLRRYLDLTREAGYNAIGLYFEHRFAYGSTPWSHGKGCVTPEMIRTLVAEYPDIQIVPFLNLLGHLEGMIYTEEGKRYRESLFEGMQACPSCPEFMELCHSIIDEAIALFSSPLIHIGGDETWQLGQCLKCKARLGDVGEAAGSAEPKKGASPELKAHIYGSHFGPLAERVAKAGRRPGVWGDMFLEHPEALECLPKNTLIFDWQYFKGVRETVPTFLDRGFEVVGCPALHTYDAAWMHLPQSEKNVREVIQDAIDMGLYGVCVTTWECGLFGSYDTLFPALQASGAMLRRADDGDARSEEQDSAFLRAYLQVSERHEEWARLMGVELNELGGVFVFDGWRSRLKSRLLMYSNPFLLWMRHGEELSGEIGSKALSILERAEAVAPGEAEKGVTLFVRGAVQFAQTAEKARTAYAAKKPGEALASLTICRGIFEDLERIAKKTHARIGGSLADIERCRNAKAHVETVMKRVKDYGDGSLGYLPAFEILAHPMFVPHDQACWWLVNCWGKE